CATGCTGGTCACCACCACCTTCTCGCCGCTGCGCGAGGTCGAGCGGACCGCAGCGGCCATCGCCGACGGCGACTTCGGCCAGCGCCTCGGCGGCGCGACGCCGAACACCGAGGTCGGCCGGCTGAACCGCTCGCTCAACACCATGCTCAACCGGATCGACCGGGCCTTCAGCGACCGCGCGCGCACGATCGACCAGATGCGCCGGTTCGTGGGCGACGCCTCCCACGAACTGCGCACGCCACTCGTCTCGCTGCGCGGCTACGCCGAGCTCTACCGGATGGGCGCCCTGCAAACCCCCGACGATGTCGCGCAGGCGATGGACCGCATCGAGAAGGAGGCGATCCGGATGGGCATCCTCGTCGAAGATCTCCTCGAACTCGCCCGCCTGGATGAGACGAAACCGCTCGACCTGAACCCTGTCGACCTCGTCGCCATCGCCCGTGACGCCGCGATGGATGCGATGGCGGGCTCCCCGGGCCGCATCGTCACCGTGATCGTCCCGCCCCCCATCGCCGCCGTCGCCCCGGAACCGGAGGAGCCCGGGGTCGACACGGCTCCGCTGCCCGTGGCCGATCAGCCCGTCCGCCCGACGAACGCGACCGGCCCCATCGCCTTCGCGGGCGCAACGCTAGCCCGCCTGCGCCGCGGACGCACCCGCCGAAGCGGCAGCGGCGGCCCCCTCGTGATGGCGACCGGCGAGAAGCTGATCAGCCTGTCGGAGGCTCCGCCCGCCCATCCCGCGCTCGTCCTGGCCGAGGAGAACAAGCTCCGCCAGGTGGTGACCAACCTGATGGGCAATGCGCTGCGCTACACCGCCAGCGACAGCCCCATCGAGATCGGGGTGCAGGTCGACCACCGCACCGAGCGGGCGGTGCTGGAGGTCCGCGACCACGGCGACGGCATCCCGCCCCAGATCCACGAGAAGATCTTCCAGCGCTTCTGGCGCGCCGACACCTCACGCACCCGCGAAACCGGAGGGAGCGGCCTCGGCCTGGCGATCGTCTCCTCGATCGTCGCAGCGCACAACGGCAGCGTGGATGTCGTGGAGACACCCGGCGGAGGCGCGACGTTCCGGGTGTCGCTGCCGCTCGCAGACTCGACGGCAGCGCCGAAGCCGATCGCCGGCTAGGTGTGCTGTCCAGGGACATTGTTTCGGCGATACGGCCGTGAGGTGCTGAGGGGCGAAGACCTCCGGCTGTGAAGCTGCCGGTGATCGACCGGGTCACCGGGGAGCCGATCCGTCACTACGAGCACGACCATCCCGGCTCGCTGAACCACGTCGATGTGACGAAGTTCGTCCTCTGCAACGACATTGCATACAACGGCATCATGGTCAACGGCGTCAAACGCCGGCTCGACGATCCGGACAAGCCTGACATCTTCGACAGCACGACCGGTCCAATCGTCGCACCGAGTCGCTGGATCGACGAACCGGCGCCGACTCAGGGAACTCATCTCCAGGATGAACCAGATCGCCCGGTTAGAGAGGCGCTTGCCTATCTCGCTGATCATGGCATCCCGCCGGACCAGGTCATCGCGATTTCACCGTTTCGAGCCGTCGCTGATCGGCTTGACTCGCTTTCCCGAAGGTACCCAGGGCTCACAGCAGGCCACGATCCGCACTGCCCAGGGCCGGGAAGCGTCAGTGGTGTTCCTTGTCCTCGGAGGCGATCCAGCAACTATTGCACCAGCTCGCTGGTTCTCTTGCGCCATAACTCAGCGCCTTCGCCTGAATGCGGCAGGTCTGTCCGGTAAACGGCGTGTGGGGTCAGGCGGTTTTTTATTAGTGAGTGGTTCTCTCGAACCGTCCGGCGAAGGTGGTCGCAAACGGGTTGAGGTCGGGTTTCCACCCGTGGCTTACCAAGGATTGGTACCATGACATCATGGCTCAGAACACTTCGATCAGCCTGGATGATCACTTCTCGGACTTTCTCTCCAAAGAGGTCTCGTCAGGCCGCTATCGGTCCGCAAGCGAGGTCGTCCGCGCCGGCCTTCGGTTGCTGGAGGACCAGGAGACGCAACTCGCAGCGCTCCGTGCCGCCCTCGTCGCGGGTGAGGCGAGTGGCATGCCAGAGGCTTTCGACTTCGACGCTTTCATCGCGATGAAGAAGTCGTGACAGGTTACCGCCTCACTCCCGCTGCGCAACGCGACCTCTCCTCGATCTGGGACTTTACCGAGGAGCGGTGGAACGTCCGTCAGGCCGAGACCTATGTAACCGAGATCAGAGCTGCAATCGAGCGTATTGCCGACGCCCCTTCTCGTGGTCGGGACTGTGATGAGATCCGCCAAGGGTACCGTCGGTACGGGATTGGCAGCCATCTGCTTTTCTACGTCGAGAGCACAGTCGGTGTGGATGTGATACGGATCCTGCATCAGCGCATGGACCCGACATTGCACCTGTGAGTGGGGAATCGCTTGATCGCCGTGGCGGAAGATCGATTATTGTGCTGTAGGAACTGAGCGTGTCCCATTAAGGCTGCTCTAATCCGAGAATCGGACTGGCGCCATCCTCGTACTCGGACGATCAGAATCGTATAGATGATGGCGGGCGTTGAAGGCTGCGGGGCCACCCTCAAGGATGTTCTCCGCTAGCGTACGCCCACTCGGCCGAGAGGGTGCGGTTGAACCGTTCAACCTTGCCGTTGGTCTGCGGCCGGTAGGGGCGGGTGCGAAGGTCTTCGCTAACCCAGCCGTTCACAACCTCCCAAGGAACTACACCTAGAGAGCCGGTCGCCAGCGCACGGACCCGGCCGGGACGAACCGCCGGCGCGCGTGGGTCCCCTCGCGTCGCGGGGCATCCGGGGACGAGGGAAACCGGGGAGGGAAACCCGGGAGGAACTCCCGGACAAGAGGTCCCGGGCGCGGAACGACGGAAGGGCGTCTCCCCGCGGGGAGACGCCCTTCCGTCGTCTGCGGCTGCGCCGGACTTAGAAGTCCATGCCCGCACCCGGTTCGGCCGCGACAGGGGCGGCCTTCTCCGGCTTGTCGGCCACGACAGCCTCGGTGGTGAGGAACAGGCCCGCGATGGAGGCGGCGTTCTGCAGCGCCGAGCGGGTGACCTTCACCGGGTCGTTGATGCCCGCGATGAGCATGTCGACGTATTCGCCGGTGGCCGCGTTGAGACCGTGGCCGAGCGGGAGCTCGCGGACACGGGCCACGACGACGCCCGGCTCCATGCCTGCGTTGATCGCGATCTGCTTCATCGGGGCTTCGATGGCGACCTTGACGATGTTGGCGCCGGTGGCCTCGTCACCCTCGAGCGACAGCTTCTCGAAGGCGAGCTTGCCGGCCTGAATGAGGGCGACGCCCCCACCGGCCACGATGCCCTCTTCGACAGCGGCCTTCGCGTTGCGGACGGCGTCCTCGATGCGGTGCTTGCGCTCCTTGAGCTCGACCTCGGTGGCCGCACCCGCCTTGATGACGGCGACGCCACCAGCGAGCTTGGCGAGACGCTCCTGGAGCTTCTCGCGGTCGTAGTCGGAGTCGGAGTTGTCGATCTCGCCACGGATCTGGGCCACGCGGCCGGCGATCTGGTCGGGGTCGCCCGCACCTTCGACGATGGTGGTCTCGTCCTTGGTGATGACGACCTTGCGGGCCTTGCCGAGCAGGTCGAGGGTGACGTTCTCCAGCTTGAGGCCGACCTCCTCGGAGATGACCTGGCCACCGGTGAGGATCGCGATGTCCTGCAGCATGGCCTTGCGGCGGTCACCGAAGCCCGGAGCCTTGACGGCGACGGACTTGAAGATGCCGCGGATCTTGTTGACGATCAGGGTCGCCAGCGCCTCGCCGTCGACGTCCTCAGCGATGATGAGGAGCTGCTTGTTGGCCTGGATCACCTTGTCCACGATCGGGAGCAGGTCTTTGATCGAGGAGATCTTCTGGTTGGCGATGAGGATGTAAGCATCCTCGAACACCGCCTCCTGGCGGTCCTGGTCGGTGACGAAGTACTGCGACAGGAAGCCCTTGTCGAAGCGCATGCCCTCGGTCAGCTCCAGCTCGGTGCCGAAGGTGTTCGACTCCTCGACGGTGACGACGCCCTCCTTGCCGACCTTGTCGATCGCCTCGGCGATGATGTCCCCGATGGTGGTGTCCCCGGCGGAGATGGAGGCGGTGGCCGCGATCTGCGCCTTGCTCTCGACCTCCTTGGCGTTGCCGACCAGCTCGGCGGTGACGGCCTCGACAGCCTTCTCGATACCGCGCTTCAGCGAGATCGGGTCGGCGCCGGCCGCGACGTTGCGCAGACCCTCCTTGACGAGCGCCTGAGCGAGCACGGTGGCGGTGGTGGTTCCGTCGCCGGCGACATCGTCGGTCTTCTTCGCGACCTCTTTGACCAGCTCCGCGCCGATCTTCTCGTAGGGGTCGTCGAGTTCGATCTCCTTCGCGATGGAGACGCCGTCGTTGGTGATGGTCGGCGCTCCCCACTTCTTCTCGAGGACGACGTTGCACCCGCCCGGGCCCAACGTCACCTTGACCGTGTCAGCCAGGATGTTGAGGCCGCGCTCGAGACCGCGACGCGCGTCCTCGTCAAAAGCAATGATCTTTGCCATGTGTTTCTCGTCCCTCCCGGACGTCTGCGAAAGATTCGGTTTGTTAGCACTCGGTAAGGCGGAGTGCTAAAGCGATTCTGGCACTCGTCGCGGTGGAGTGCAAGGCGAGTCCGCCACGCATCGCAAAAGGAGGATTTCCGGGGCGGAAGACCGGGCAGCGCGGGAAACGGAGGAGATCGCGGGGTCAGCTTGCCGTTCCTGGCGGGCCGGGCCCAGAAAGCAAGAGCGCCGCCCCGGAGGGCGGCGCTCTCTCGTCTTGCCGATCGCTGCTCGCTACAGAGGGCGAACCGATTCGGCCTGCGGTCCTTTGCTGCCCGTGCCGACCTCGAACTCCACCTGCTGGCCCTCTTCGAGGACCTTGTAGCCGTTCATGTCAATTGCAGAGTAGTGAACGAAAACGTCCTGGTGAACGGTGACGTTCTGCTCCCCACCGTCGACGTTACTGTCGACAGTGATGAATCCGTAGCCTTTTTCAGCGTTGAACCACTTCACGGTTCCGTTCGCCATGCATCACTCCCATTGCTGTGTCGCTCGTGCGGTCCAGCGCCGCACGTTTGACCCCGATACTAATGCTTGACAATGCCGGCAATGGGGAGAATCTTTGTGAATCCGTTACAGAATCCGCCGAAGTTAAACCTGCCGGAAACAATCGGCGGGGTGGGTTCAGCCGGTGTAGTCGCTGCCGACGACCACCGTGAGCTGCGCCCCGGTCTGAGCGAAGTCCTGCGTCTCCTGGATAGTCGCCCCCGTCAAGGACCGGGCGGCCCCGAGAGCCGAGGCCTGGTTGGCCGGGTCGGAATAGTACACGATCGTCTGCTTCAGATCGGTGCGGGAGGCGTTCGCAACGGCCCCGACCGTCCAGCCGGCGGCGGCCAGCTTCTCATCCACCCGGCCGGCCAGCCCCGAGATCGATGTGCCATTGAGGATGTTGACAGTCAGAGCCGGGTCCACCGTCGGGACGATCGTCGGTGTGGGGGTCGCGCTGAGGATCGGCGAGGCGTTGGCGGAGCGGGACGAACCGCTGAAGGAGATGGAGCCGCTGACGACCGAGAGGTAGAGGATACCGGCGCCGACGAGCGCGAGGGTAGCGAGGGCCGCCCAGCCGACCGCGATCCAGCGACGTCTCTTCGGCTGCGGTGCGCGGTGCGCGCCGACGCGCTGCAGGTCGTCCGGGATCTCATCGAACCGGTCTGTCGAATATTTCTGTGCCATCTAGCGCTGGTTCCTCGTGGTCTCAGTCGTGGTGCGGGAGCGTCCGGGCCTGCCGCACGGCCGAGCGGGTCTCCCGCAGCCGGAGCAGGCGCTTGACAAGCATGGGATCGTGACGGAGCGCCTCGGGCCGGTCGATCAGCGCTCCGAGAATCTGGTAGTACCGTGCCGCCGAGATGCCGAACTCCTCGCGAATAGCCTGCTCTTTGGCGCCGGCGTGCCGCGACCATTGACGCTCGAACGCGAGGATGTCGGTTTCCCTGCCGGTGAGCCCCTCCGGCTTCGGCCCGTTCCGGTGGTCGTCTGCTGCGTCGGCCACACGCACCGCCTCCCCTCGCCGTCGCCCGCTGGTTCCTCTTTCTCGCACTCACGAAACATCCTAGGGGTCGCCTCCTGTGTGTTGGCCGGTGGCGCGCGGCGAAACAGCGGAGCCGGGCGAAACGGAGAGGCGGGTGCGGCCGCGCCGTTTAGGGTGAGGAGAGACGAGAGGATGCTGCGATGGACGCTGGCAAGGGCGAGTACCAGATCGCCAAGTCCGACGAGGAGTGGCGCCGCGAGCTCACACCCGAACAGTACGGCGTGCTGCGCCAGGCTGGAACCGAACAGCCGTGGACCGGCGAACTGCTCGACGAGAGCCGCGCCGGGGTGTACGCCTGTGCCGCGTGCGGGGCCGAGCTCTTCCGATCGGGCACGAAGTTCGACAGCGGCTGCGGCTGGCCGAGCTTCTACGAATCTGTCCGCCCGGAAGCGGTCGAACTGCTCGAGGACACCCGTCTCGGGATAACGCGCACCGAGGTCCGCTGCGCGAACTGCGGCTCCCACCTCGGCCACGTCTTCCCGGACGGCTTCAGAACCCCGACCGGCGACCGCTACTGCATGAACTCGATCTCGCTGGACTTCCAGCCAGAGGACGAATGAGCGACCTCGTCTCGCGGGTCGCGGCGCGCCGATCCCACTCCCGCGTGACCCCGGATGCGCCGGCCCACGAGGAGCTGCTGCCGCTCGTCGCCGCAGCGGGGCGCGTCGCGGACCACACGGCGCTGCGCCCGTGGCGGGTCATCGAGCTGCGTGGCGAGGCGCGCGTGCGGCTCGGCCGGGCGTTCGCCGAGGATGCGAAGCTGAGCGGACGGGCGGGCGACAAGCTCGCCGCTAAGCCGCTGCGCTCGCCGCTCCTGCTCGCGATCGTCTCGGTGCGGACGAAGAGCGAGAAAGTCCCCGGCTGGGAGCAGGACGCCGTGGCCTCAGGCGTCGCCCACCTGCTGAGTCTGCTGCTCCATGACGCCGGCTGGGGCGTGATCTGGCGCACCGGGCGGCACGCCCGGTCGAAAGCGGTCCACCGGATGCACGGGCTGGCCCGAAATGAGCGGCTGCTCGGCTGGCTCTACGTGGGCGGCATACCGGAAGGCAGCAAGGAGGGACACCGCAAGACGGTGGACCCTGAACGCTTCCTCAGCGTTCTGGATTAGGGGACACGCGCCGCCAGCAGCCGCTCCACCGCCTCCAGCGGGATGGGCGCCCACGCCGGCCGGTGCCGCGCCTCATACGCGATCTCATAGACCGCCTTGTCCAGCTCGAACGCGCCGAGCAGTCGCCGGTGGGCGGAAAACTCTTCGCCCGCCACCGACGCATAGCCGTCGAGGTACGCCTCCCGCGCGCGCACCGCCCACGCAGCGGCGTCGATCGGCGGTTCCCGGCGCGCCAGCGACCCGGCCACATAGTCGAAGCTGCGGAGCATCCCCGCAATGTCCCGCAGGGTGGCGTCCAGCCGGGCGCGCTCGGCGAGGGGCCGCAGGGGTTCGCCCTCGAAGTCGATGAACTGCCAGCCGCGCTCCGGCGAGCGCAGCGCCTGGCCGAGGTGCAGGTCACCGTGGATGCGCTGGAGGGTGGGGATCGCCGCGGTCGCGGCCTCCTCATAGACGGCGGCGATCCCGGGCCGCAGCTCCTCGACGGCGGGGACGGCGGCGGCGGTGACGGCGAGACAGCGGAACATGCCGTCGAGAGCCTCAGCCACATCCCGGCGATCGGCGGGGCGGGTGGGGAACGCGACGGCGAGGAGACGGTGCAGCTCGGCCGTGTCGGCGCCGAGAGCGAAAGCCTGCCCGGCGAAGTCCTCGCCGCGCTCGGCTGCGCGGAGGGCGAGCTCCCAGCCGTCCTCCACCCCGGGAACGAAGTCCTGAACGAGAGCGAACTCGCCGCAGGCCCGTCCGCCGTCCGGCGCGGGCCACGAACCGGTCAGCCAGCCGAACAGGGCGGGTGTGTACACGGAGCCTTCGCGGGTGAGGGCGGCGAGGGTGGAGATGTCGGGGTTCTCGCCCGCCTGGAGGACACGGAAAACCTTCACGAGGGCCTGTCCGCCGCCCGCGAGCTCGGCGACGATGGAGGTGTTGGACTGCTCTCCGGACAGCAGGCGGGAGGAAACGACCCGCACGTCGCTGCCCATGCTGCGGCCCTGCGCGGAGGCTTCGCCGCCACCGGCCCGGCCCGCGCCCGACATGAGCGCGGTGAGGGCCCCGACGTAAGCGTCCTCAGCCGGGCCGTCATAGAGGTGACAGCCCCCGGTTTCACCCACGAACGCGGCCGGATCGCCGTCGCGGCGGGCGCGGGCGACGAGCGGGACCTGGTAGACGCGCGGGACGCGCGGGGCATTGTCGCAGAAGAGGTGGGTGAGGATACGGACACCGGCGATGGCATCCACGCCCGGCTGCACCTCGAACGACGCCAGCAGACGCAACCTCGGCTCAACGCTTTTGGTGGAGTACCAGCGCTGGCGGCGCATCCACACGCCGACGAGCTCCGTGAGTTCGGTCATGCCTGCACCGTACCCCTCCAGGCGTTCCAGCGACCACGCCCCGGAACCGGCTGCGGGTCTGTCTGCGCGCCGTTCACAGGCGCATCGTACGCACAGAGACCAGAGCGGGGGCGGGTCCTGCCCCCGGCTCCCCCGCGGGCCATGCCGGGAGGATACGGCCTGTCTTGATGCGCCTCCCAGCCGCGGCACGCTACGGTGAACGATTGTGACCGAGACGGCAGAAAACCCGAACCCACGCCGCGCCGCGCGGAGATCCGGGTGGAAAACGCTCCTGCGGGATGTCGTCGTCATCTTCGTGGTGGCGGTCCTCGTGTCCTTCCTCATCAAGACGTTCGTCGCGCGTTCTTTCTACATTCCCTCAGGTTCCATGGAGAACACGCTCCAGATCAACGACCGCATCATCGTCAACGAGTTGCAGCCGAGTGTGTTCGGGTTGCAACGCGGGGATGTGATCGTGTTCAAGGACCCGGGGGGATGGCTCCCCGCGGCCGCGCCCCAGCCTCAGCAGAACCTGCTCCAGCAGGGAGTGGGGGGCATCCTCGACTTCGTCGGGCTGGGGGCGTCCGACAGCGACCAGCATCTCGTGAAACGGATCATCGGCCTGCCCTTCGACAACATCACCTGCTGCAACGCGCTCGGACAGATGTCGGTCAACGGCGTCCCGCTGAGGGAACCGTACGTGCTCCTGCCGGCCGGGCAGCTGGCGGTCTCTGCGAAACCGTTCGACGTCACCGTGCCCAAAGGCGAGGTCTGGGTCATGGGCGACAACCGCTACAACTCGGCGGACTCGCGCTACCACATGAACGATCCGGGCAAGGGTTTCGTCCCGCTCTCGGATGTCGTGGGCCGGGCTTTCGTGGTCAGCTGGCCGGTGAGCCATTGGACCGGGCTCTCGAACTACCCGGAGACGTTCCGGGGCACCGAGCGCCAAGACAAGGGAGAGCACCGAGACAAGTGAGCCGGGAGCAGGCCGCTACTCGGTGCGCTCGGCACGACCGTGCCGCCAATAGCCCATGAAGGCCACCCGGCCGCGGTCGATCCCATACCCGCGCACGAGCAGCCGGCGCAGCGTCTTCACCACGGCCGACTCGCCCGCGATCCAGGCGTAGAAACCGCCGGCGCCGTTCTCGGGATGCTCCCAGAGGATCTCGCGTCCACATCGACAGCGGCCAGGCGCTGCCGGCGGCCGCGGGGGGCGGCGGCCGCGGCGACGACCTCGGGATGCCCGGCCAGCCACGCGGTCACGGCGGGTGTCAGCTCGCACCCGTGCTCGCCGCCCTGCCGGCTCAGCCAGGTCGCGGCGGCACCCTGGGGCAGATCGAGCGCCAGGGCGTCGGCGGCGGCCGGGACTTCGATGAACGCGTGTGCGCGGCGCCCCTCCGGCAGTGTCTCCAGGATGGAGGCGATGGCCGGGGCGGCGGTCTCGTCCCCCGCGAGCAGGAGGTCTCCGGCGTCCCGAGGCCGCCAGTCGATGCCGACACCGCTCTGGGGGCTGCGGGCGTCCGGGCCGATGACGACGAGTTCGGAGCCGGGACCGGCCGCGGCCAGCCAGCGCGAGGCGGGACCGCTCGCGCCCTCGCCCAGCTCGGCATGCACGACGAAGTCGATGTCGAGGCGACATGTACGCTGATCGATGTCTCGGACGGTGTACGTGCGGAACGGGTTGCGGCGGTGCTCGGGCAGAGCGCGCCACCGCTGGTGCCAATCGCCGGAGCCCAGGTCGCAGAAGCTGCCGTCGTCGAGCGGGAAGAGCAGCTTGACGCGCTGGTCGAGGCGTTCGGCGCCGAATGTGGCGAAGTCGTCGCAAGCAAGGCTCACGCGAGTAGAAGTGCGGGCTGAGCCGGCGGACCGCGGCCACAACGTCGCGATACGGACGGTAGGCCGGATGGTCCGTGACGGGCGGAGCGAGCAGAGCCACGCGGCGATCCTTCCGGACGGGAGTCAAGAGTAAGGTAAGGCTAGACTAACCCACTGAGCGATCGCCGTGCGGACAGCGATGTCCGGGCATCCGGCCGATCCGCACGACGGGAGGCCGAGCCCGGCGTCCCCGGTCGGTGTGCGAAATGAGACGGACCGGAAGGACAACCGTGAAGCACATGATGTTCGTGATGACCGATCCGGAGCCGGACACCGTGCCGGACGAGTCCGACGTCGAGCTGCGGGTGGGCGAACTGGACGCCTCCGGCAGGCGGATCATCGGCGAGGCGCTCAAGCCGCCGGCGTCCGCGCGCATCGTCCGCGTCCGCCACGGAGAGCGCTCTGCCGCCGACAGACCCGGCTCCGACTCGACGGCCTGGATCTGCGGCTTCGACATCCTGGAGTGAGAGAGCGTCGACGAAGCCGTGAAGATCGCCGCCCGGCACCCGATGGCACGTAACGGACGGCTGAAGATCCGCCCGTTCACGACAGGGGAGTGAGCCGGTAGCGGTGCTCCGGGCGGCCCGTCGCGCCGTACCGAAGCGCCACTTCGGCGACGCCGCGCGCGGCGAGCGCGGCCAGGTAGCGCTGCGCGGTGGCGCGCGAGACACCGATCGTGGCGGCCACGTCCGCAGCCGCCACCTCCCCTGCACGCAGTTCGGCGAGCACCAGCTGTTCGGTCGCCGACCGGGACGCGGGGGCGGCCGCGTCGCCGGAGTGCAGAATGCGCAGGGCGCGCTCGATCGCCTCCTGGTCGGCGGCGCGGTCGTCGCGGAGGACATTGCGGTAACGCTGGTAGGCGTCCAGGCGCTCAGCGAGCAGGCGCGCCGCGAACGGTTTGACGAGGTAGGCGAGCGCACCGGAGCGCAGCGCCCGGCGCACGCTCGCGCCGTCGGAGGCGGCGCTGATCGCGAAGGCGTCGACCTCCAGCTCAGCGAGCACGGCCAGGCCGTCCCCATCCGGCAGGAACACGTCGAGCAGCACGAGGTCGGGCGCCTGCTCGCGCACGGCTGTGCGGGCTGCACGAGCGGTCGTGACCGGTTCGAGGGCCGTGAACCCGCGCCACGCGGCGACGATGTCGCGGTGCAGTCCCGCGACGCGGAAGTCGTCGTCCACCACCAGAACCCGCAACGCACCGCTCATCCCGCTCCCTCCTCGACTGTGCCTGGCAGCCGGGCGCACAGCACCGCGCCCGAGCCGGAACCGCCCGGATCGATGACCCACACGTCGCCGCCACGACGCCGGGCGAGGGCGCGACTGAGCGGCAGGCCGAACCCCGAGCCGTGGACGCTGTCTGCCGCGAGTCCGGTCGTCGCGGAGGCAGGAGCGAAGGGCGCGGTGCCGAACGCAGCCAGCGGGTCGCGCATCCCGTCGCCGGAATCGCTGACGGTGACATACAGGGTATCGCCATCGTCGAGCACATCGACTTCGACCCAGCGAGGCTCCTCTCCCGCCACCGCCGCGCGCACCGCATTGTCGATCAGGTTGCCGATCACCGTTGCGACGTCCTCTGGATCGCACACCGTGCCGCGCACCAGCGTCTCCGCACCGAGCGAGAGGAGCACGCCGCGCTCGGCGGCTTCTTCGCCCTTGGCTCCGAGCAGCGCCTGGAGGTAGGGCTCCTGAAGCCGGTCGGCGTGCTGAACCGAGAACTTGAGCGGCCCGCGCGCGACCACCTCGCCGAGGTAGGCACGCGCCTCATCGCAGCGGTCCGCGGCGAGCAGGCCGGAGACGACGTGCAGACGGTTGGCGAATTCATGGCGCTGCGCCCGCAGGGCGTTGGTCATCGTGGCGACCGCGTCCAGCCGCCGGGTGAGCGAGACCAGGTCGGTGCGATCGCGGACCACCACCGCGCACAGGTCCCGTCCCGCCCGTTCGACCCGGCGCACGTCGACGTAGAGGACGCGGCTGTGACGGACGATCTCCGTCGATCCGGTCCGCTGATCCGCGAGCCGTGCGGCCAGCTCCGCGGGCAGACCGAGCGCCGCGACAGGAGCGCCGAGCACGCCTTCCACCCCGAGCAGTTCTGCGGCCCGGCCGTTGCAGACCGTCACCCGGCCGGCGGAGTCGGCGGCGAGAACGCCCTCGCCGACGCCGTCGAGCACGGCAGCCCTGTCCTGCACGAGCGCGGTGAGCTCCTCCGGCTGCACCCCGAGCGTGAGGCGCGCGAGCCGCCGTCGCAGCAGGACGGAGGCGACCGCGCCGATCGCCAGCGCGGCGAGCGCGGCCGCGCCGACCGCGGTGAGCAGCTGGGGCAGCTGCTCGAAGACGCTGACGGAGGCGAAGCCCACGCTCACTTCTCCCACCGGCGACAC
Above is a genomic segment from Leifsonia xyli subsp. xyli str. CTCB07 containing:
- a CDS encoding sensor histidine kinase, which produces MRAAVARYSGDSGAPAAAVLARGPLQPLAERVRKRTGALFVVLTDDHGIRLAHPDPARLGSEVSTDYRAVVAGKEIVSWETGTLGESARAKVPVYGPGGVSPVGEVSVGFASVSVFEQLPQLLTAVGAAALAALAIGAVASVLLRRRLARLTLGVQPEELTALVQDRAAVLDGVGEGVLAADSAGRVTVCNGRAAELLGVEGVLGAPVAALGLPAELAARLADQRTGSTEIVRHSRVLYVDVRRVERAGRDLCAVVVRDRTDLVSLTRRLDAVATMTNALRAQRHEFANRLHVVSGLLAADRCDEARAYLGEVVARGPLKFSVQHADRLQEPYLQALLGAKGEEAAERGVLLSLGAETLVRGTVCDPEDVATVIGNLIDNAVRAAVAGEEPRWVEVDVLDDGDTLYVTVSDSGDGMRDPLAAFGTAPFAPASATTGLAADSVHGSGFGLPLSRALARRRGGDVWVIDPGGSGSGAVLCARLPGTVEEGAG
- the lepB gene encoding signal peptidase I — encoded protein: MTETAENPNPRRAARRSGWKTLLRDVVVIFVVAVLVSFLIKTFVARSFYIPSGSMENTLQINDRIIVNELQPSVFGLQRGDVIVFKDPGGWLPAAAPQPQQNLLQQGVGGILDFVGLGASDSDQHLVKRIIGLPFDNITCCNALGQMSVNGVPLREPYVLLPAGQLAVSAKPFDVTVPKGEVWVMGDNRYNSADSRYHMNDPGKGFVPLSDVVGRAFVVSWPVSHWTGLSNYPETFRGTERQDKGEHRDK
- a CDS encoding response regulator; translation: MSGALRVLVVDDDFRVAGLHRDIVAAWRGFTALEPVTTARAARTAVREQAPDLVLLDVFLPDGDGLAVLAELEVDAFAISAASDGASVRRALRSGALAYLVKPFAARLLAERLDAYQRYRNVLRDDRAADQEAIERALRILHSGDAAAPASRSATEQLVLAELRAGEVAAADVAATIGVSRATAQRYLAALAARGVAEVALRYGATGRPEHRYRLTPLS
- a CDS encoding siderophore-interacting protein, with the protein product MSLACDDFATFGAERLDQRVKLLFPLDDGSFCDLGSGDWHQRWRALPEHRRNPFRTYTVRDIDQRTCRLDIDFVVHAELGEGASGPASRWLAAAGPGSELVVIGPDARSPQSGVGIDWRPRDAGDLLLAGDETAAPAIASILETLPEGRRAHAFIEVPAAADALALDLPQGAAATWLSRQGGEHGCELTPAVTAWLAGHPEVVAAAAAPRGRRQRLAAVDVDARSSGSIPRTAPAVSTPGSRASRPW
- a CDS encoding SIP domain-containing protein, with amino-acid sequence MVKTLRRLLVRGYGIDRGRVAFMGYWRHGRAERTE
- a CDS encoding maltokinase N-terminal cap-like domain-containing protein gives rise to the protein MTELTELVGVWMRRQRWYSTKSVEPRLRLLASFEVQPGVDAIAGVRILTHLFCDNAPRVPRVYQVPLVARARRDGDPAAFVGETGGCHLYDGPAEDAYVGALTALMSGAGRAGGGEASAQGRSMGSDVRVVSSRLLSGEQSNTSIVAELAGGGQALVKVFRVLQAGENPDISTLAALTREGSVYTPALFGWLTGSWPAPDGGRACGEFALVQDFVPGVEDGWELALRAAERGEDFAGQAFALGADTAELHRLLAVAFPTRPADRRDVAEALDGMFRCLAVTAAAVPAVEELRPGIAAVYEEAATAAIPTLQRIHGDLHLGQALRSPERGWQFIDFEGEPLRPLAERARLDATLRDIAGMLRSFDYVAGSLARREPPIDAAAWAVRAREAYLDGYASVAGEEFSAHRRLLGAFELDKAVYEIAYEARHRPAWAPIPLEAVERLLAARVP